From a region of the Neisseria subflava genome:
- the prfB gene encoding peptide chain release factor 2: MEAEVINQLNNTLNDLEKRSEDIRVYMDYQGKKDRLEEVVGLSEDPELWNDPKRAQEIGKERKILEGIVLTLDNIATGIEDNRMLIEMAVEENDEEGFAAVQEDVAGLEKQMADLEFKRMFNQPADPNNCFIDITAGAGGTEAEDWAGMLFRMYSRYAERKGFKIEILEEDDGEIAGINRATIRVEGEYAYGLLRTETGVHRLVRYSPFDSNNKRHTSFSSVFVYPEIDDSIEIEINPADLRIDTYRASGAGGQHINKTDSAVRITHEPTGIVVQCQNDRSQHANKAAAMEMLKSKLYELEMRKRNEEKQALEEGKSDVGWGSQIRSYVLDSSRIKDLRTGYEVGNTKAVLDGDLDGFIEASLKQGV, encoded by the coding sequence ATGGAAGCCGAAGTAATCAACCAGCTTAACAACACCCTAAACGACTTGGAGAAGCGCAGCGAAGACATCCGCGTCTATATGGACTATCAAGGCAAAAAAGACCGCCTTGAAGAAGTCGTCGGCCTCTCCGAAGACCCGGAACTCTGGAACGACCCCAAACGCGCCCAAGAAATCGGCAAAGAGCGCAAAATCCTCGAAGGCATCGTGTTGACCCTCGACAACATTGCCACAGGTATCGAAGACAACCGAATGCTGATTGAAATGGCCGTCGAAGAAAACGACGAAGAAGGTTTCGCCGCCGTGCAGGAAGACGTGGCCGGTTTGGAAAAACAAATGGCCGACCTCGAGTTTAAACGAATGTTCAACCAGCCTGCCGACCCGAACAACTGCTTTATCGACATCACCGCAGGCGCGGGCGGTACCGAAGCGGAAGACTGGGCGGGTATGTTGTTCCGTATGTACAGCCGCTACGCCGAGCGCAAAGGCTTCAAAATCGAAATCCTTGAGGAAGACGACGGCGAAATCGCGGGCATCAACCGCGCCACCATCCGCGTGGAAGGCGAATACGCCTACGGCCTGCTGCGTACCGAAACCGGCGTTCACCGCCTGGTACGCTATTCGCCGTTTGACTCCAACAACAAACGCCATACGTCGTTCTCGTCCGTGTTCGTTTACCCCGAAATCGACGATTCCATCGAAATCGAAATCAACCCGGCCGATTTGCGTATCGACACTTACCGCGCTTCCGGTGCCGGCGGTCAGCACATTAACAAAACCGACTCCGCCGTGCGTATTACCCACGAGCCGACCGGTATCGTGGTTCAATGTCAAAACGACCGTTCGCAACACGCCAACAAAGCCGCCGCGATGGAAATGTTGAAATCCAAACTGTACGAATTGGAAATGCGCAAACGCAACGAAGAGAAACAGGCATTGGAAGAAGGCAAATCCGATGTGGGTTGGGGCAGCCAAATCCGTTCGTACGTCTTGGATTCCTCACGCATCAAAGACTTGCGTACAGGCTACGAAGTCGGTAACACCAAAGCTGTATTGGACGGCGATTTGGACGGCTTCATCGAAGCCAGCCTGAAACAAGGCGTATAA
- the truC gene encoding tRNA pseudouridine(65) synthase TruC, with protein sequence MLDIIHRDSRTIAVNKPAGMLVHRSWLDKHETRFAVQTLRDQIGQHVYPVHRLDRPTSGVLLFALDTEATRLLTQQFENKTIEKTYWAIVRGHLPSDGLIDYALKYMPDKIAEAQTEATLQEAQTTYRCLAQTELPFQSALRYPTSRYSWAELTPYTGRKHQLRRHMKHIFHPIVGDTNYGDLRQNHAVAEHIGTQRLMLHARSLSFQSIEDGSRMTVQAPTDNDWRLWMEKFKTEAV encoded by the coding sequence ATGCTTGATATTATCCACCGCGACAGCCGCACCATCGCCGTCAACAAACCTGCCGGAATGCTGGTGCACCGAAGCTGGTTAGACAAACACGAAACCCGTTTTGCCGTGCAGACCCTGCGCGACCAAATCGGGCAGCACGTCTATCCCGTCCACCGCCTCGACCGCCCGACTTCCGGCGTTTTGCTGTTTGCCCTCGATACGGAAGCCACACGGTTATTGACGCAGCAGTTTGAAAACAAAACCATCGAAAAAACTTATTGGGCGATTGTTCGCGGTCATCTGCCTTCAGACGGCCTGATTGATTACGCCCTCAAATATATGCCCGACAAAATCGCCGAAGCGCAGACCGAAGCCACATTGCAGGAAGCGCAAACCACCTACCGTTGTCTGGCACAAACCGAGTTGCCGTTCCAGTCCGCCCTGCGTTACCCGACCTCGCGTTATTCGTGGGCCGAACTCACGCCGTACACCGGCCGCAAACACCAACTCCGCCGCCATATGAAACACATTTTCCACCCCATCGTCGGCGATACCAACTACGGTGATTTGCGCCAAAACCATGCCGTTGCCGAACATATCGGCACGCAACGCCTGATGTTGCACGCGCGAAGCCTCAGTTTTCAAAGCATAGAAGACGGCAGCCGGATGACTGTACAAGCGCCAACAGACAACGACTGGCGGCTTTGGATGGAAAAATTTAAAACCGAGGCCGTCTGA